The Planococcus donghaensis genome contains a region encoding:
- a CDS encoding LCP family protein, whose amino-acid sequence MNRKYYRKTKNDQKRTILVIIATLAVSLLICVSAYGIYLIKKAETAVDTAYEPAGNINEDIEPLTDNISILFIGVDDSAERNQSTNNIRSDALVLATLNNEDKSIKLVSIPRDTYTFIPDSGREDKITHAYAYNGPSSTIESVENLLEVPVDYYLRMNFDAFIEVIDALGGIKVEVPYDIIEQDENDSQNAVELKEGIQFLNGSEALALARTRHYDNDIERGKRQQMILESIMNRAVSAGSITKYGDVFEAVGDNMKTDLTFKNISSLFEYAKNGKPDVETITLDGYDDMSTGIYYYKLKEESLTEIQDILQSHLGLKADTSNLTQSETDLELADFQTEKSETPQ is encoded by the coding sequence ATGAACCGGAAATATTATCGGAAAACCAAAAATGATCAGAAAAGGACCATTCTTGTAATAATTGCTACTTTAGCCGTTTCCTTACTTATTTGTGTTTCAGCATATGGAATATACTTAATTAAGAAAGCAGAAACGGCTGTAGATACAGCCTATGAACCCGCTGGCAATATCAATGAAGACATCGAGCCACTTACAGACAATATCTCCATTCTTTTTATAGGAGTGGATGATAGCGCAGAGCGCAATCAAAGCACCAACAATATCCGTTCCGATGCATTAGTACTAGCCACTTTAAACAACGAAGATAAATCAATCAAACTGGTAAGCATCCCGCGTGACACTTACACCTTTATTCCTGATAGCGGAAGAGAAGATAAAATTACTCATGCCTACGCATATAACGGTCCTAGCTCTACTATCGAAAGTGTCGAAAACCTATTAGAAGTTCCAGTTGATTACTACCTGCGCATGAATTTCGATGCATTTATTGAAGTGATTGACGCACTCGGAGGCATTAAAGTTGAAGTGCCTTATGATATTATCGAGCAAGATGAAAATGATTCGCAAAATGCCGTTGAATTAAAAGAAGGAATTCAATTCCTTAACGGTAGTGAGGCTCTTGCACTAGCAAGAACTCGTCATTACGATAACGATATTGAGCGTGGGAAACGCCAACAAATGATATTAGAATCAATCATGAATCGAGCGGTATCAGCGGGCTCTATCACCAAATATGGAGACGTATTTGAAGCAGTCGGCGATAACATGAAAACAGATTTGACTTTCAAAAACATAAGTTCACTGTTTGAATATGCTAAAAATGGTAAACCAGACGTCGAAACGATCACGCTGGATGGGTATGATGATATGTCTACCGGAATTTATTATTACAAACTAAAAGAAGAATCGTTAACCGAAATACAAGATATTTTGCAAAGTCATCTTGGATTAAAAGCTGACACATCTAATTTGACACAATCAGAAACAGATTTAGAACTTGCCGATTTTCAAACAGAAAAAAGTGAAACACCACAGTGA
- a CDS encoding IS1595-like element ISPdo1 family transposase — MALKEVMQEVKKLSNKDMHRLIQFLTQSVTPLSPQEPLFEEIRDLKHKGGYTCPHCQSNLSVRFGKYVVKVGLKKMNRQRYRCKDCLKTFTDVTNTPLYRTHKPDKWFDFVRCMIDGETLRKAAEKLDVHHVTLFYWRHKLLSALEQMDFEKFAGIVEMDETYFLYSEKGKRGIQGRKPRKRGGSSQFRGISHEQICVLVARDRQKSTYSRVIGEGRILKTRLHQAIGAKLTSENVLCTDAWRAFKTYAKEKGMNHYAFKSDGKERVKGLYHIQNVNSYHGRLKNWMKRFNGVATKYLDHYLSWFQFLDAIKHRNNSGTVSKMMIESCLFPVTETYQALRTYQYKI; from the coding sequence ATGGCATTGAAAGAAGTTATGCAGGAAGTCAAAAAACTATCGAATAAAGATATGCATCGGCTAATACAATTCTTGACCCAGTCTGTCACACCGCTTTCACCGCAAGAGCCTTTATTTGAGGAGATTCGAGACCTAAAACACAAGGGCGGCTATACCTGTCCGCACTGCCAGTCCAATCTATCTGTCCGATTCGGTAAGTATGTTGTAAAAGTAGGTCTAAAGAAAATGAACCGCCAACGCTACCGATGCAAAGATTGTTTAAAGACCTTCACTGATGTCACCAATACCCCGCTCTATCGCACTCATAAGCCTGATAAATGGTTCGACTTCGTTCGATGCATGATTGATGGCGAGACGCTTCGCAAAGCAGCGGAGAAACTCGATGTCCACCATGTCACTTTGTTCTACTGGCGCCATAAGCTTCTTTCCGCTCTAGAACAGATGGATTTCGAGAAGTTTGCAGGAATTGTTGAAATGGATGAGACCTATTTTCTGTACTCTGAAAAGGGCAAGCGCGGAATTCAAGGACGGAAACCTCGTAAGCGGGGAGGTTCTTCGCAATTCCGCGGTATTAGCCATGAACAGATATGCGTACTCGTAGCCAGAGACCGTCAAAAATCTACGTATTCACGGGTTATCGGTGAAGGACGTATTCTGAAGACTCGGCTTCACCAGGCGATTGGCGCTAAGCTGACTTCCGAAAACGTTCTATGCACAGATGCGTGGCGAGCTTTCAAAACTTATGCCAAAGAAAAAGGAATGAACCACTATGCATTTAAATCAGATGGTAAGGAACGGGTTAAAGGACTCTATCATATTCAAAATGTGAACAGTTACCACGGAAGGCTCAAGAACTGGATGAAACGTTTCAATGGTGTGGCGACGAAATACCTCGACCATTATTTGAGCTGGTTTCAGTTTCTAGATGCCATAAAACATCGAAATAATTCAGGGACAGTATCTAAGATGATGATTGAGAGCTGCTTATTTCCAGTTACTGAAACTTATCAGGCACTCCGTACGTACCAATATAAAATATAG
- a CDS encoding glycosyltransferase family 4 protein: protein MLYLMMVLAFIASIVLTPIVKRIAFRVGAVDRPNYRKVHARIMPRLGGLAIFGSFLIAYFILKPQDPISNAIETSFIPIETAIILGALLIIITGVLDDMYEISAKAKLIGQLVAAGIVVVGGGLEISFINLPFGGVLDFGYFSIPLTILWIVGITNAINLIDGLDGLAAGVSTVALLTLAAMAFIMGDIYVMSMAALLAASTSGFLVYNFHPAKIFMGDTGALFLGFMISVLALMGFKNVTVVALIIPIIMLGVPISDTFFAIVRRVREKKSISEADKSHLHHCLLNIGFSHSQTVLIIYGIAALFGLAALLFSQSTLWGGILLISVMLLAIELFVEVVGLAGKNYRPLLNLVRLIGK, encoded by the coding sequence ATGCTATACCTCATGATGGTCTTGGCATTTATCGCTTCGATTGTGCTAACACCGATTGTTAAACGCATTGCCTTTCGCGTAGGAGCAGTCGACCGACCAAATTATCGAAAAGTTCATGCGAGAATTATGCCGCGCTTAGGCGGATTGGCCATTTTCGGGTCGTTTTTAATCGCATATTTTATATTAAAACCTCAAGATCCGATTTCTAATGCTATTGAAACCTCATTTATACCGATTGAAACTGCAATAATTTTAGGTGCTTTATTAATTATTATTACAGGTGTACTAGATGATATGTACGAAATTAGTGCCAAAGCAAAATTAATAGGGCAACTTGTTGCTGCTGGAATTGTTGTCGTTGGTGGGGGGCTCGAAATATCTTTCATCAATTTACCTTTTGGTGGCGTTTTGGATTTCGGTTACTTTAGCATTCCTTTAACAATTCTCTGGATTGTCGGTATTACCAACGCAATCAATTTGATTGATGGTCTTGATGGATTGGCAGCGGGTGTATCAACAGTTGCTTTGCTAACTTTAGCAGCTATGGCATTTATAATGGGTGACATTTATGTTATGTCAATGGCAGCACTGTTAGCAGCTAGTACATCAGGGTTTTTAGTTTATAATTTCCACCCTGCTAAAATCTTTATGGGTGACACAGGTGCATTGTTTTTAGGGTTTATGATTTCAGTTTTAGCCTTGATGGGCTTTAAAAACGTTACAGTTGTAGCGTTAATCATTCCGATTATTATGTTAGGCGTGCCGATTTCCGATACATTTTTTGCGATCGTTCGTCGTGTTCGAGAGAAAAAATCGATTTCGGAAGCTGATAAATCACATTTGCATCACTGTTTGTTAAACATTGGGTTTTCTCATAGTCAAACAGTGTTAATCATTTATGGAATTGCAGCTTTGTTTGGATTGGCAGCTCTTTTGTTTTCTCAATCCACTTTATGGGGAGGAATATTGCTAATTAGTGTCATGTTACTAGCAATTGAACTTTTTGTAGAAGTAGTTGGATTGGCAGGAAAGAATTACCGTCCATTGTTAAATTTAGTTCGACTAATAGGTAAGTGA
- a CDS encoding CsbD family protein — protein sequence MSDNNGFSDKLKGAVNKGKGEIKDQVGNATNDPDKQAEGKMDKAKGSVQDKIGDFKNNNEK from the coding sequence ATGAGTGATAATAACGGCTTTTCAGACAAACTAAAAGGTGCTGTGAACAAAGGCAAAGGCGAGATTAAAGATCAAGTCGGAAATGCTACGAATGACCCTGATAAACAAGCAGAAGGTAAAATGGACAAAGCTAAAGGCAGTGTTCAAGATAAAATTGGAGATTTTAAAAATAATAATGAAAAATAA
- the brnQ gene encoding branched-chain amino acid transport system II carrier protein, whose protein sequence is MKKNALTKIDTLTLGLMLFALFLGAGNIIFPPYLGQLAGDQLILAIFGFLLTGVGLPLLGILAIAKAGGDLQSIAGRVHPVFGIVFTLIVYLAIGPFFGIPRTATVAYEIGTAPFLPASLTESFWPLSIFTIVFFTITVLFAMNPTKLVDRIGKILTPLLIAVISMLAIKSFLTPMGSINSPVGSYDTEAFFESFLQGYLTMDAIAALVFGIVIIQSIRSKGVTDTRIILKTTAYAGFIAAIGLSTVYLSLSYIGATSVDAIGLQDNGGIIIAAASRVLYGEIGGIILSAAITFACLTTSIGLVSATAQFSFKLFPKISYMTYVLFFAIFSAFIANIGLTQLIAVSLPVLLAIYPVAIVLVMLSFIDHSFHRKPFVYILALSTTAIISIFDALRSSGIAFEQLDSIFQFLPLFEQGIGWIFPAVITTLIGIIIARSISK, encoded by the coding sequence ATGAAAAAGAATGCGCTTACAAAAATAGATACATTAACATTAGGACTCATGCTTTTCGCCCTGTTTTTAGGTGCTGGTAATATTATTTTCCCCCCTTATTTAGGACAACTTGCGGGCGATCAATTAATCTTAGCCATCTTTGGCTTTTTGTTAACTGGTGTCGGCCTCCCTTTACTTGGCATTTTAGCCATCGCTAAAGCAGGTGGAGATTTGCAGTCAATTGCAGGACGTGTTCATCCTGTTTTCGGAATCGTCTTTACATTGATAGTATATTTAGCCATCGGCCCTTTCTTTGGAATTCCCCGAACCGCAACAGTGGCCTATGAAATTGGGACAGCTCCCTTCTTGCCAGCTTCCCTAACTGAATCTTTTTGGCCATTATCAATTTTCACAATCGTTTTCTTTACAATCACTGTTTTGTTTGCGATGAATCCTACAAAACTTGTTGATAGAATTGGTAAAATTTTAACCCCCCTGTTAATCGCTGTTATTAGCATGCTTGCTATTAAAAGCTTTCTAACACCAATGGGTTCTATCAATTCACCGGTTGGAAGTTACGATACTGAAGCTTTTTTTGAAAGCTTTTTACAAGGTTATCTTACTATGGATGCTATAGCTGCTTTAGTATTTGGAATTGTTATTATTCAATCTATTCGAAGTAAAGGCGTTACAGATACTCGAATTATTTTAAAAACGACAGCATATGCTGGATTTATAGCGGCTATCGGTTTATCTACCGTATATTTGTCCTTAAGTTATATTGGCGCGACAAGTGTAGATGCTATCGGTCTACAAGACAATGGCGGTATCATCATTGCTGCGGCCTCTCGCGTTCTTTATGGGGAAATCGGTGGAATTATTTTATCTGCAGCAATCACTTTTGCTTGTTTGACAACTTCTATTGGGTTAGTTTCCGCTACCGCACAGTTTTCATTTAAATTATTTCCGAAAATTTCCTACATGACTTATGTGTTATTTTTCGCTATTTTTTCTGCGTTTATCGCAAATATAGGCTTAACCCAATTAATTGCTGTTTCCTTGCCTGTTTTGTTGGCTATTTATCCAGTAGCCATTGTTCTTGTCATGTTGTCGTTCATTGATCATAGTTTTCACCGTAAACCTTTTGTTTACATCCTGGCTCTTTCTACTACAGCAATCATCAGTATATTCGATGCATTGCGCTCGTCAGGAATAGCTTTCGAACAGCTAGATTCTATTTTCCAGTTCCTCCCTCTCTTCGAGCAAGGAATCGGCTGGATTTTCCCTGCAGTCATCACAACTTTAATAGGAATTATAATAGCTCGTTCGATAAGTAAATAA
- a CDS encoding general stress protein, with protein MKSGNHEFEIVYSKSEMEEMLQTFKAKGYQQKDIHVLANDKEIVESAGNAGVYADQANSFSNRFKSFLTGKDIVRRELDRFNLSKDRTDEYERKIEKGGVLLYTDGDAATSEDEHFSSLDDTYSPAYLESETPESSSSSQRTQEHHDPDEIYAREVSREDQHARAAQNNRYQDSRLKGDEIHPTGGLKKEEATIEKKEMDHEPGLQDGDNVGDVNRRQGESSPGVDPNLGPAPFDRNHKEIENEQEGYSSDHREIERKKDSDNTTPPTPRLF; from the coding sequence ATGAAGTCAGGAAACCACGAATTTGAAATTGTTTATAGCAAATCAGAAATGGAAGAGATGTTACAAACTTTCAAGGCAAAAGGATATCAACAAAAAGATATACATGTGTTGGCTAATGACAAAGAAATTGTAGAGTCTGCTGGAAATGCAGGAGTCTATGCGGATCAAGCAAACTCTTTTTCCAATCGCTTTAAATCTTTTTTAACTGGAAAAGATATCGTTAGAAGAGAGTTGGATCGTTTTAATTTGAGTAAAGATAGAACAGATGAGTATGAACGTAAAATCGAAAAAGGGGGAGTTCTTTTATATACAGATGGGGATGCGGCGACGTCTGAAGATGAACATTTCTCTTCTTTAGACGATACTTATTCGCCCGCGTATTTAGAATCAGAGACTCCCGAATCAAGTTCTAGCTCTCAACGTACGCAAGAACATCATGATCCGGATGAAATATATGCACGTGAAGTTTCTAGGGAAGATCAGCATGCTCGTGCGGCTCAAAATAATCGTTATCAAGATTCTCGTTTGAAAGGTGATGAAATTCACCCTACTGGTGGGTTGAAAAAAGAGGAAGCAACTATTGAAAAAAAAGAAATGGATCACGAGCCAGGCCTTCAAGATGGAGACAACGTAGGCGATGTGAATCGTCGACAAGGTGAATCTTCACCTGGAGTTGATCCAAACTTAGGACCTGCTCCATTCGATAGAAATCACAAGGAGATAGAGAACGAACAAGAAGGATATTCTAGTGATCATCGAGAGATAGAAAGAAAAAAAGATAGTGATAACACGACCCCGCCCACACCAAGGTTATTTTAA
- a CDS encoding general stress protein: MRSHNNILAVVFSENDLLEKINDLKASGYKEKDLHIMAKDTKHFENISVEGTDVDTFTDKFKGFVTGDSGVRAGVKSLKLSEEETSRYTSDLAKGGILIYEDEDHKTILDEISSEEEGLEPKDPNDRQRQQFINSVDNNFDEQEDRFERGETFMQDATLVKEEHHHSFTTEEKPEIQKARGGSSEAEKHSQNDKKYK; the protein is encoded by the coding sequence ATGAGATCACACAATAATATTTTAGCAGTAGTATTTTCTGAAAATGATTTACTAGAGAAGATTAATGACTTAAAAGCTTCTGGATACAAAGAGAAGGATCTTCATATTATGGCTAAAGATACAAAGCATTTTGAGAATATTTCTGTTGAAGGTACGGATGTAGATACATTTACAGATAAATTTAAAGGGTTCGTTACAGGAGATAGTGGAGTTCGAGCAGGAGTGAAATCGTTAAAACTTTCTGAAGAAGAAACGTCACGTTACACTAGTGACCTTGCAAAAGGTGGGATCCTAATCTATGAAGATGAAGATCACAAAACGATTCTAGACGAAATTTCTAGTGAGGAGGAAGGTCTAGAGCCAAAAGACCCTAATGATCGACAAAGACAGCAATTCATCAATTCAGTCGATAATAATTTTGATGAGCAAGAAGATCGCTTTGAACGTGGAGAAACGTTTATGCAAGACGCAACTTTAGTTAAAGAAGAGCATCATCACTCTTTTACAACAGAGGAAAAACCTGAAATTCAAAAAGCTAGAGGTGGCTCTAGCGAAGCTGAAAAACATAGTCAAAATGATAAGAAATATAAATAA
- a CDS encoding helix-turn-helix domain-containing protein, whose translation MDTGMRLKYHRLKQKISLEEFSSGILSPRELKKIESGVKDPDLKDLESLCKKLAIPLAPKDNPIGKVLVKNFKNSLLHPQNKAEIMEQYNDIQGHPLLHADEDVELEYSIQQIRYFIITGDLDSAEEKIKEMERFREFMNQEQFYLFHKYNGNYNYILNDFEKALKTYLVAEKIAPNTISASELGDLYYSIGISSTKCRETEKAFKYTEMALKIYQQEFIPKRIVECHLNIAITHQHFGNFKMSMDHYKNALTIGNKLEIDILRFTTEYNIGYAYFLFQNYELAIAHTENSLNYIHPEYPADILISYCVIIKSNYELGNYEVAKKWLKKGLHIVENKKISINSPTNQAFKEAYIEFICLDHLVNKNYEEFENYVLHQLLPSLVATENFFEMGYFLEHLGDVYYQQKKYKQSAEILTEARKAYRNTTILY comes from the coding sequence ATGGACACGGGAATGCGTTTAAAATACCATCGTTTAAAGCAGAAAATTAGTTTAGAAGAATTCTCCTCTGGCATACTGTCTCCCAGAGAGCTGAAGAAAATTGAAAGTGGTGTTAAAGATCCAGATTTAAAAGATCTCGAAAGTTTGTGTAAGAAACTAGCAATACCTTTAGCACCTAAAGACAATCCAATTGGAAAAGTTCTTGTTAAGAACTTTAAAAACTCTTTGTTGCACCCTCAGAACAAAGCAGAAATCATGGAGCAGTACAACGATATTCAAGGACATCCTTTATTGCATGCTGATGAAGATGTCGAACTGGAGTATTCTATTCAACAAATCAGGTATTTCATTATCACTGGCGATCTTGACAGTGCAGAAGAAAAAATCAAAGAAATGGAACGCTTCAGAGAATTTATGAATCAGGAACAGTTTTACTTGTTTCACAAGTACAACGGTAACTACAATTACATTCTCAATGATTTTGAAAAAGCTTTAAAGACTTATCTTGTGGCGGAAAAAATCGCGCCTAACACCATCTCAGCTTCAGAACTTGGTGACCTCTATTATTCAATTGGAATTTCTAGCACCAAGTGCAGAGAAACAGAAAAAGCTTTTAAGTATACCGAAATGGCATTAAAAATTTATCAACAAGAATTTATACCAAAACGTATCGTAGAATGCCATTTGAACATTGCAATCACGCACCAACATTTCGGTAATTTTAAAATGTCGATGGATCATTATAAAAATGCTTTGACCATTGGCAATAAGCTAGAAATTGATATTTTGCGATTTACTACAGAATATAACATAGGCTACGCTTATTTCTTATTCCAGAACTATGAACTAGCCATTGCTCACACTGAAAATTCACTAAATTATATTCATCCTGAATACCCGGCTGATATTTTAATTAGTTATTGTGTTATAATTAAATCTAATTATGAGCTTGGAAATTATGAAGTTGCTAAAAAGTGGTTGAAAAAAGGGCTTCATATAGTTGAAAATAAAAAAATCAGTATTAATTCACCAACAAATCAGGCATTTAAAGAAGCTTATATTGAATTTATTTGTTTAGATCATTTAGTGAATAAAAACTATGAAGAATTTGAAAATTACGTTCTTCATCAATTGCTTCCTAGCTTAGTAGCAACTGAAAACTTCTTTGAAATGGGTTACTTTTTGGAACATCTAGGTGACGTTTACTATCAGCAGAAAAAATATAAACAATCTGCTGAAATATTGACTGAAGCTAGGAAAGCATATAGAAATACAACTATCTTATACTAG
- a CDS encoding gamma-glutamyl-gamma-aminobutyrate hydrolase family protein, protein MVKKDKPVIGITARVEENQTYSLDPVYGRAILRAGGLPLIVPIVDEEDIPLLCERLDGLIVTGGGDINPTLYGEEPHLKLGAVYPGSDKYEKELILKFLELDKPFIGMCRGLQMFNISFGGTNYQDLESQFEGELHQHKQKAIRTHRTHSVTLEDDSILYEIMKEKKFNVNSFHHQGVKDVSPQLTVAAYAADGLVEALESKNHQFAMGIQWHPEEFALQGDEASMNIFNRFVEECLVDKKQNQ, encoded by the coding sequence ATGGTGAAGAAAGATAAGCCGGTAATCGGCATAACTGCACGAGTTGAAGAAAACCAAACCTATTCGCTTGATCCAGTGTATGGACGAGCAATTTTGCGTGCAGGAGGACTGCCGTTAATAGTACCTATTGTAGATGAAGAAGATATTCCCTTACTATGCGAAAGGCTAGATGGTCTTATTGTCACCGGTGGTGGTGACATTAACCCGACATTATATGGGGAAGAGCCCCATTTAAAGCTCGGAGCTGTTTATCCAGGAAGCGATAAGTACGAAAAAGAATTGATATTAAAGTTTCTTGAGTTGGATAAGCCATTTATCGGAATGTGCCGTGGCTTGCAAATGTTCAATATTTCTTTCGGGGGTACTAATTATCAAGATTTAGAATCTCAATTTGAAGGAGAGTTGCATCAACATAAACAAAAAGCGATTCGAACTCATCGGACACATTCTGTTACTTTAGAAGATGATAGTATATTGTATGAAATTATGAAAGAGAAAAAATTCAACGTAAATTCTTTTCATCATCAAGGCGTAAAAGATGTATCGCCGCAGTTAACTGTTGCAGCTTATGCTGCAGACGGATTAGTAGAAGCATTGGAAAGTAAAAACCACCAATTTGCTATGGGGATCCAGTGGCATCCAGAAGAGTTTGCTCTTCAAGGTGATGAAGCTTCCATGAATATCTTTAATCGGTTTGTTGAAGAGTGCTTAGTAGACAAAAAACAAAATCAATAA
- a CDS encoding MGMT family protein: MQTFTEKALTIIKQIPAGKIMTYGQVAAIAGSPRAARQVTRILHSMSDKHSLPWHRIVNKQGQIALHDEEARFFQRKSLQEEGVEVDSNDRIDLAQYRFDPLMMMMDNT, encoded by the coding sequence ATGCAAACTTTCACCGAAAAAGCATTAACTATAATAAAACAGATTCCAGCGGGGAAGATTATGACTTATGGACAAGTGGCTGCGATAGCTGGTAGTCCTCGAGCAGCAAGGCAAGTAACAAGAATCCTTCACAGTATGAGTGATAAACATAGTTTACCGTGGCATAGAATCGTCAATAAGCAAGGTCAAATTGCACTTCACGATGAAGAAGCGCGTTTTTTTCAAAGAAAATCGTTGCAGGAAGAAGGGGTAGAAGTCGATTCTAACGATCGGATTGATTTAGCGCAGTATCGGTTTGACCCTTTAATGATGATGATGGACAATACTTAA
- a CDS encoding GNAT family N-acetyltransferase, with protein sequence MYELISIQERSRWKKLLDTLHITEIYYTNQYFLGALKLDPGEALLFHYKDDEGEVVYPFIKRQVSEEETTFYDVTTPFGYGGPLLKVENSQANLAANFREAFREYCKSEKIIAEYIRFHPLTENANIFQSYLNVSPLFNTYTINLKDKNNPYEKIQLNSRKEDQNDKNLVVKKLGTVRHMFEFLVLYYAAARRREEADSYYFFTNDYFETLISSMGSDLHLFGVYHEEKLVTACYVLAMGDTIFYHLEGSVSDVYSENTMRILLLKIAEWGEENYYSFFHLGGDFRGHVKHHKQIKKEIANCEPSKFYIGQKIHDQQTYDSLVSVEEQDVIRRYRNI encoded by the coding sequence ATGTATGAGCTGATATCAATACAGGAGCGCAGTCGCTGGAAAAAACTACTTGATACATTACACATCACAGAAATTTACTATACAAATCAGTATTTTTTAGGGGCACTGAAGTTGGATCCAGGAGAGGCGTTGCTTTTTCATTATAAAGATGATGAAGGTGAGGTTGTTTATCCTTTTATTAAAAGACAAGTGAGCGAAGAAGAAACCACATTTTATGATGTTACAACTCCCTTTGGATATGGGGGACCTTTACTAAAAGTAGAAAACAGTCAGGCGAATTTAGCTGCAAATTTTAGAGAAGCTTTTAGGGAGTATTGTAAAAGTGAAAAAATTATTGCGGAGTATATACGTTTTCATCCATTAACAGAAAACGCTAATATTTTCCAAAGCTATTTGAATGTTTCTCCGTTATTTAATACCTACACAATTAATTTAAAAGATAAGAACAACCCTTACGAGAAAATTCAATTAAATAGTCGCAAGGAAGATCAAAACGATAAAAATTTAGTTGTCAAAAAGTTAGGGACAGTAAGGCATATGTTTGAATTTCTAGTACTGTATTATGCAGCCGCCAGAAGAAGAGAAGAAGCGGATAGCTACTACTTTTTTACAAACGATTATTTTGAAACCTTAATTAGTTCAATGGGGTCAGATCTCCATTTATTTGGTGTATATCATGAAGAAAAACTAGTTACAGCTTGTTATGTACTAGCGATGGGGGATACCATTTTTTATCATCTTGAAGGTAGTGTATCTGATGTGTATAGCGAAAATACTATGCGAATCTTATTGTTAAAAATTGCGGAGTGGGGAGAAGAAAATTATTATTCTTTTTTTCATCTAGGCGGAGACTTTCGAGGTCATGTAAAACATCACAAGCAAATAAAAAAAGAAATTGCTAATTGTGAACCTAGTAAATTTTATATCGGTCAAAAAATACATGATCAACAAACATACGACAGCTTAGTATCGGTTGAAGAGCAAGATGTGATTCGGAGATATAGAAATATTTAA
- a CDS encoding YveK family protein, with translation MSDLKVMKQLLAGYKKRISFVISLTFCLMLTTLFIFVFFVKPEYQSTSQLLIGDVSTTSQLEIENQQVDFRVTEAYATFLKSPEVLEKVREKLNLSTSIADLRKQVHVSYTNNSPVLTVTTFSQNKHESSNIANTLATVFEQEVKTSLQVANVNVISLASAEGESREPSQSAIILYTLIGTLIGFIFSILLMLGISVVKNVTSRDREIEEREQQLQTVFK, from the coding sequence ATGAGTGATTTGAAAGTCATGAAACAGTTGTTAGCGGGTTATAAAAAACGAATTTCCTTTGTAATCAGTCTTACTTTTTGTTTAATGCTTACAACATTGTTCATTTTTGTTTTTTTCGTGAAACCGGAATATCAGTCTACTAGCCAATTACTAATCGGAGATGTATCCACAACTTCTCAATTAGAAATTGAAAACCAGCAGGTAGACTTTCGCGTGACAGAAGCTTACGCTACTTTTTTAAAAAGTCCAGAAGTATTGGAGAAAGTAAGAGAAAAACTAAACCTTTCAACTTCTATCGCTGATCTTCGCAAACAAGTACATGTGAGCTATACCAATAACTCTCCAGTTTTAACGGTTACTACTTTTTCTCAAAATAAACATGAGTCAAGTAATATTGCCAATACATTGGCAACAGTTTTTGAGCAAGAAGTAAAGACATCTTTACAAGTTGCTAATGTAAACGTTATTTCTCTGGCATCAGCTGAAGGAGAAAGTAGAGAGCCGAGTCAAAGTGCAATCATACTATACACACTAATAGGGACATTAATCGGATTTATCTTCAGCATTCTTTTAATGTTAGGCATCAGTGTAGTGAAAAATGTAACTAGTAGAGATAGAGAAATAGAAGAAAGAGAGCAACAATTACAAACAGTTTTCAAATGA
- a CDS encoding replication/maintenance protein RepL: protein MKVKENQVYNTINVFSEEKILNDCRVCFSSETEKIAEVGERFIQYFVKNASAEGVLFKTIKEITTDINISHQTLTKVLKILESKEIIYRRNGIIGLWKE from the coding sequence GTGAAAGTGAAGGAGAATCAGGTGTACAACACTATAAATGTATTTTCAGAAGAGAAAATTTTGAATGATTGCCGTGTATGCTTCTCATCAGAAACTGAAAAAATAGCAGAAGTTGGAGAAAGGTTTATCCAATACTTTGTAAAAAATGCTTCGGCAGAAGGTGTACTTTTTAAAACAATCAAAGAAATTACAACAGATATTAACATTTCACATCAAACCTTAACTAAAGTGTTAAAAATATTAGAGTCAAAAGAAATTATTTATCGAAGAAACGGAATTATTGGATTATGGAAAGAATAA